In one window of Tumebacillus algifaecis DNA:
- the icmF gene encoding fused isobutyryl-CoA mutase/GTPase IcmF, whose translation METTIYRPKHKIRFVTSSALFDGHDASINIMRRILQSSGAEVIHLGHNRSAEEIVNAAVQEDAQGIAISSYQGGHVEFFKYMYDLLQERGASHIKIFGGGGGVIVPEEIRDLESYGIAKIYSPEDGRKMGLQGMINHMLETADFPTVKQAEAEFAKLKEKNTLSIAKLITVAEEAVYQNDADHQKLLAEIREQVQDKPVIGITGTGGAGKSSLTDELVRRFLNDFEDKTIAILSVDPSKQKTGGALLGDRIRMNAINNSRVYMRSLATRESRSELSAAIKEAIDVVKVAGYDLIIVETSGIGQGDAEITKVTDLSLYVMTSEFGAPSQLEKIDMLDFADLVAINKFERKGSQDALRDVKKQYQRNHSLWEQSVDGMPIYGTIASQFNDPGTNVLYRALIDQLNAKLDLNWESQMNVTESISKKNYIIPPERTQYLGEIVGSIRDYKKLIDAQAAIARKLFQLKGVRELFAGQDEMLAALDAQIANFDGQLHPEAKRLIENWPKLKEQYSADQFITKIRDKEIVTELFTESLSGTKIPKVALPKYEDWGDLLKWLMNENVPGEFPYTAGVFPFKREGEDPKRQFAGEGTPERTNRRFHYLSKNDDAKRLSTAFDSVTLYGEDPDYRPDIYGKIGESGVSICTLDDMKKLYAGFDLCAPSTSVSMTINGPAPMILAMYMNTAVDQQLAKFEADNGRKPSAEEAEKIRAYTLSTVRGTVQADILKEDQGQNTCIFSTEFALRMMGDIQQYFIDKKVRNYYSVSISGYHIAEAGANPISQLAFTLANAFTYVEYYLSRGMNIDDFAPNLSFFFSNGMDPEYTVIGRVARRIWATAIKNKYGGNDRSQKLKYHVQTSGRSLHAQEIDFNDIRTTLQALLALQDNCNSLHTNAYDEAITTPTEESVRRAMAIQMILTKEYGLLKNENPVQGSFVVEELTDLVEQAVLQEFQRISDRGGVLGAMETQYQRGKIQEESMYYEHKKHDGSLPIIGVNTYLNPKTQGDDFEAPEIELARATKEEKELQIANLRSFQSEHAAEAGAAIRRLKETAMSGGNIFAELMETVKVCSLGQITQALYQVGGQYRRNM comes from the coding sequence ATGGAAACCACGATCTATCGTCCGAAACACAAGATTCGCTTTGTCACTTCCTCCGCACTTTTTGACGGTCATGACGCTTCGATCAACATCATGCGCCGCATTCTGCAATCCTCTGGTGCGGAAGTCATTCACCTTGGACATAACCGTTCCGCTGAAGAGATCGTCAACGCCGCTGTGCAAGAGGATGCACAAGGTATCGCGATCTCGTCCTATCAAGGCGGTCACGTTGAATTTTTCAAATACATGTACGATCTGCTTCAAGAGCGCGGTGCCTCGCACATCAAGATTTTTGGCGGCGGTGGCGGCGTCATCGTTCCGGAGGAGATTCGCGACTTGGAAAGCTACGGCATCGCCAAGATCTATTCGCCGGAAGACGGCCGCAAGATGGGTCTGCAAGGCATGATCAACCACATGCTGGAAACCGCAGACTTCCCGACTGTCAAGCAGGCTGAGGCAGAATTTGCCAAGCTGAAGGAAAAGAATACGCTTTCGATCGCGAAGCTGATCACCGTTGCAGAAGAAGCGGTCTACCAAAACGATGCGGATCATCAAAAGCTTCTGGCCGAGATTCGTGAGCAGGTGCAAGACAAGCCGGTCATCGGCATCACCGGCACCGGCGGCGCGGGTAAATCATCTTTGACCGATGAACTTGTGCGCAGATTCCTGAATGATTTTGAAGACAAGACGATCGCTATCCTCTCGGTCGATCCGTCCAAGCAAAAGACGGGCGGTGCACTGCTTGGCGACCGCATTCGCATGAACGCGATCAACAACTCGCGCGTCTACATGCGCTCGCTTGCGACTCGCGAGTCGCGTTCTGAGCTGTCGGCTGCGATCAAAGAAGCGATCGATGTGGTCAAGGTGGCTGGCTACGACCTGATCATCGTCGAAACATCAGGGATCGGCCAAGGCGATGCGGAGATCACCAAAGTCACCGACCTCTCCTTGTATGTGATGACCTCCGAGTTTGGCGCGCCGTCGCAGTTGGAGAAGATCGACATGCTCGATTTTGCTGACCTCGTGGCGATCAATAAGTTTGAGCGCAAAGGGTCGCAGGACGCGCTGCGCGATGTGAAGAAGCAGTATCAACGCAACCACAGCCTGTGGGAGCAAAGCGTAGACGGGATGCCGATCTACGGCACGATCGCCAGCCAGTTCAATGATCCTGGTACCAACGTCCTCTATCGTGCGCTGATCGACCAACTCAACGCGAAACTGGACCTCAATTGGGAGTCCCAAATGAATGTGACCGAAAGCATTTCCAAGAAAAATTACATCATCCCGCCGGAGCGGACTCAATACCTCGGGGAGATCGTAGGTTCGATTCGCGATTACAAGAAACTGATCGACGCGCAAGCTGCCATCGCGCGCAAGCTGTTCCAATTGAAAGGCGTGCGCGAACTGTTCGCAGGCCAAGACGAGATGCTGGCCGCCCTCGATGCGCAGATCGCCAACTTTGATGGACAGTTGCATCCGGAGGCGAAGCGACTGATCGAAAATTGGCCGAAGCTGAAAGAGCAATACTCGGCAGACCAATTCATCACCAAAATCCGCGACAAGGAGATCGTCACCGAGCTGTTCACCGAGTCGCTGTCTGGCACGAAGATTCCGAAAGTCGCGCTGCCGAAGTACGAAGATTGGGGCGACCTGCTGAAATGGCTGATGAACGAAAACGTGCCCGGTGAGTTCCCTTATACGGCAGGCGTGTTTCCGTTCAAGCGTGAAGGGGAAGATCCGAAGCGCCAGTTCGCAGGTGAAGGGACTCCGGAGCGCACCAACCGTCGCTTCCACTACCTGTCCAAAAATGATGATGCAAAACGCCTGTCTACCGCTTTCGACTCGGTGACCCTGTACGGCGAAGATCCGGACTACCGCCCGGACATCTATGGGAAAATCGGTGAATCGGGCGTGTCGATCTGTACGTTGGATGACATGAAAAAGCTGTATGCTGGCTTTGACCTTTGCGCACCGTCCACATCGGTGTCGATGACGATCAACGGTCCGGCCCCGATGATTCTCGCGATGTATATGAACACGGCGGTCGATCAGCAATTGGCCAAGTTTGAGGCGGACAATGGCCGCAAGCCGAGCGCTGAAGAGGCCGAAAAAATCCGCGCCTATACGCTATCTACAGTGCGCGGCACCGTACAGGCTGACATTCTGAAAGAAGACCAAGGGCAAAACACCTGTATCTTCTCGACCGAATTCGCCCTGCGCATGATGGGCGACATCCAGCAATATTTCATCGACAAAAAGGTGCGCAATTACTACTCGGTATCGATCTCCGGCTATCACATTGCAGAAGCGGGTGCCAACCCGATCTCCCAGTTGGCCTTCACGCTGGCCAACGCCTTCACCTATGTTGAATACTACTTGAGCCGCGGAATGAACATCGACGATTTTGCTCCGAACCTGTCGTTCTTCTTCTCAAACGGCATGGACCCGGAGTATACGGTGATCGGCCGCGTCGCACGCCGCATCTGGGCGACTGCGATCAAGAACAAATACGGCGGCAACGATCGCTCGCAAAAATTGAAATACCACGTGCAGACGTCCGGCCGTTCGCTGCATGCGCAAGAGATCGATTTCAACGACATTCGGACCACGCTGCAAGCGCTGTTGGCGTTGCAGGACAACTGTAACTCGCTGCATACGAACGCGTATGATGAAGCGATCACCACGCCGACCGAAGAATCGGTGCGCCGCGCGATGGCGATCCAGATGATCCTGACCAAAGAGTATGGCCTCTTGAAAAATGAGAACCCGGTGCAGGGCTCGTTTGTGGTCGAAGAGTTGACCGACCTCGTCGAGCAAGCGGTGCTGCAAGAGTTCCAGCGCATCTCCGACCGCGGTGGCGTGCTCGGCGCGATGGAGACGCAATACCAGCGCGGCAAGATCCAAGAGGAATCGATGTACTATGAACACAAAAAGCATGACGGTTCCTTGCCGATCATCGGGGTGAATACCTATCTCAACCCGAAAACGCAAGGAGACGACTTCGAAGCGCCGGAGATCGAACTTGCTCGTGCGACCAAAGAAGAAAAAGAGCTCCAAATCGCCAATCTGCGCTCGTTCCAAAGCGAGCATGCAGCAGAGGCCGGAGCAGCGATCCGCCGCCTGAAAGAAACGGCGATGAGCGGTGGCAACATCTTTGCAGAGCTGATGGAGACGGTCAAAGTCTGCTCGCTCGGCCAGATCACGCAAGCCCTGTATCAAGTGGGCGGACAATATCGCCGCAACATGTAG
- a CDS encoding twin-arginine translocase TatA/TatE family subunit, with protein MLANIGVPGMILILVLAVIVFGPKKLPEVGRSIGKSLREFKAGMRDVVNPDQENK; from the coding sequence ATGCTTGCTAACATCGGAGTGCCTGGGATGATTTTGATCTTGGTGCTCGCTGTGATCGTGTTTGGCCCGAAAAAGCTACCGGAAGTCGGGCGCTCGATTGGCAAAAGCTTGCGTGAATTTAAGGCTGGCATGCGGGACGTTGTCAATCCCGATCAAGAAAACAAGTAA
- a CDS encoding CYTH domain-containing protein, with protein MSIETEVKFRTEQAAWQQIKEEFGHTYQLDHIEEQTNQYYNTTDGELDRLKIGLRLRQVKGRSIVNIKRDTKESHKRVEIEETYEGTLDTLPKDSPILNDLLQEIDRTYEEVVPHVAMRTKRYVYLIEEQTVKIEVCFDEVLITGNGRDYPLYEIEFELVSGEENRLLQLTDAFRVQHGSRVEQSSVSKLAYALHLVRE; from the coding sequence ATGTCAATCGAAACGGAAGTGAAATTTCGCACCGAACAAGCGGCGTGGCAGCAGATCAAAGAGGAGTTTGGCCATACATACCAACTCGACCACATCGAGGAGCAGACCAACCAATACTACAACACGACCGATGGAGAACTGGATCGCTTGAAGATTGGTCTGCGCCTGCGTCAGGTCAAAGGCCGCTCGATCGTCAACATCAAGCGAGACACGAAAGAGTCGCACAAACGTGTCGAGATCGAAGAGACCTACGAAGGAACGCTCGACACGCTGCCGAAAGACAGTCCGATCCTCAACGACCTGCTTCAGGAAATCGACCGCACCTATGAGGAAGTCGTACCCCATGTCGCGATGCGCACCAAACGCTACGTCTACCTGATCGAAGAGCAGACGGTAAAGATCGAAGTCTGCTTCGACGAGGTGCTGATCACCGGAAATGGACGCGATTATCCGCTCTATGAGATTGAATTCGAACTGGTCAGCGGGGAAGAGAACCGCCTGTTGCAACTGACCGATGCGTTTCGTGTACAACATGGCAGCCGCGTCGAACAAAGTTCCGTTTCCAAGCTCGCCTACGCATTGCATCTCGTGCGCGAATAA
- a CDS encoding bifunctional phosphoglucose/phosphomannose isomerase: MEPLHLDDETLLSAHDPADMFGAIYRLPEQIEEAVSKMEYSIAQFKASLVRTIVITGLGGSAVGGDMLRSYAADKCPVPIFVNRGYTLPSYVGKDTLVIAVSYSGNTEETLSAYADAKRRGAQVVAVTSGGILKKQAWADGYVVVTVPGGLQPRAAAGYLFIPQMLLLQKAGLLPDCGEEITETVRVLYEMRLRLAPQVKSEHNLAKRIASRLFGKIPLIHGATGLTETIAYRWKTQLNENAQTVAFAHSYPELNHNEIVGFDVPLELIEKIEIITLTSNHNHPRVQKRIEITMGEVLANTACGRYELPAQGASELAQMFSLLYVGDYVSAYLAVLYGLDPTPVDKIVQLKNRLAD; encoded by the coding sequence GTGGAACCTCTTCACCTCGATGATGAAACGCTGCTGAGCGCCCATGATCCTGCCGACATGTTTGGGGCGATTTATCGATTGCCAGAGCAGATCGAAGAAGCGGTAAGCAAGATGGAGTACTCGATCGCTCAGTTCAAAGCATCGCTGGTGCGGACGATCGTCATCACTGGGCTAGGCGGATCGGCGGTCGGAGGTGACATGCTGCGAAGCTATGCGGCCGACAAGTGTCCAGTGCCGATTTTCGTCAATCGAGGCTATACCTTGCCTTCCTATGTGGGAAAAGACACGTTGGTGATCGCCGTCTCGTACTCAGGCAATACGGAGGAGACGCTGTCCGCCTACGCCGACGCAAAACGGCGCGGGGCACAGGTCGTCGCTGTCACTTCGGGTGGCATTTTGAAAAAGCAGGCTTGGGCAGACGGATATGTTGTTGTGACTGTACCGGGCGGTTTGCAGCCGCGGGCGGCGGCAGGGTATCTGTTCATTCCACAAATGTTGCTCTTGCAAAAAGCGGGCCTGTTGCCCGACTGTGGCGAGGAGATCACCGAGACGGTGCGCGTGCTGTATGAAATGCGCCTGCGGTTGGCGCCTCAGGTGAAGTCGGAGCACAATCTCGCCAAACGGATCGCATCGCGCCTGTTTGGGAAAATCCCGCTGATCCACGGTGCGACCGGGCTGACCGAAACGATCGCATACCGATGGAAGACACAGCTCAATGAAAATGCGCAGACTGTTGCATTTGCGCACAGTTATCCGGAACTCAATCACAACGAGATCGTAGGCTTTGACGTACCGCTAGAACTGATCGAAAAGATCGAGATCATCACGTTGACCTCCAATCACAATCATCCGCGCGTGCAAAAGCGGATCGAGATCACCATGGGCGAAGTGCTGGCCAACACAGCATGTGGGCGCTACGAACTGCCCGCGCAAGGAGCAAGCGAGCTGGCGCAGATGTTCTCTTTACTCTATGTCGGGGATTACGTATCGGCGTATCTTGCGGTGCTGTATGGGCTGGACCCAACGCCGGTCGATAAAATCGTACAGCTGAAGAATCGCTTAGCAGACTAA
- a CDS encoding LysR family transcriptional regulator — translation MINTHLQVFATVAEKKSFSRAAEALRLTQPAISQQIHTLEEYYGTKLFERTSKRVELTTAGETLLPYAKQILDLAALSKGALDDLMGRVTGKLTIGATFTIGEYILPQVLAEYTQRFPEVELNLLIANTEEIGELMLDYRIDVGVVEGRLQHRHLTLTPYLDDEVVLLAPPSHPLGSAENIQAGDLEGQAFILREEGSGTRAVAEEFLQKIGVVPRKVITIGSTQGIKEAVEAGMGLAILSKWCVRREMKFGSLVRLKLESFHYSRHLSLLERAGRFQSRAASEFATLVQRYAYPEA, via the coding sequence GTGATCAACACGCATTTACAGGTCTTTGCGACCGTCGCTGAGAAAAAAAGTTTCTCCCGCGCCGCCGAAGCGTTGCGGCTGACACAGCCGGCGATTTCGCAACAGATTCATACATTAGAAGAATACTATGGCACCAAGCTGTTTGAGCGCACCAGCAAACGCGTCGAACTGACGACAGCAGGCGAAACGCTGCTTCCCTACGCCAAACAGATTCTCGATCTCGCCGCCCTTTCCAAAGGAGCGCTCGACGACCTGATGGGGCGAGTGACCGGGAAGTTGACGATCGGTGCGACATTTACGATCGGTGAGTATATTTTGCCGCAGGTGCTCGCCGAGTACACCCAACGCTTTCCGGAAGTGGAATTGAACCTGTTGATCGCCAATACGGAAGAGATCGGTGAACTGATGCTCGACTATCGCATCGATGTCGGCGTGGTCGAAGGTCGGCTGCAACATCGCCATCTGACGCTCACACCCTATTTGGATGACGAAGTGGTGCTGTTGGCGCCGCCCAGCCATCCGCTCGGAAGCGCTGAGAACATACAGGCTGGCGATTTGGAAGGGCAAGCGTTCATCCTGCGCGAAGAAGGTTCCGGCACGCGAGCCGTGGCGGAGGAGTTTTTGCAAAAGATCGGCGTTGTGCCGCGCAAGGTGATCACCATTGGCAGCACGCAAGGGATCAAAGAAGCGGTGGAAGCAGGGATGGGGCTGGCGATCTTATCAAAATGGTGCGTCCGGCGCGAGATGAAGTTCGGCTCCTTGGTCCGTTTGAAATTGGAAAGCTTTCACTACAGTCGCCATCTGTCCTTGCTGGAGCGCGCAGGGCGTTTTCAGTCGCGAGCCGCCTCCGAATTTGCCACATTGGTCCAGCGTTATGCATATCCAGAGGCTTAA
- a CDS encoding CDP-alcohol phosphatidyltransferase family protein produces the protein MFKLRDNPYVRYPSPWDAYATLPFAVPISEAFCKTKITPNQITVLSFLIALFAVWCFALGSPWMLVLGGLLYQVSYILDCCDGYVARKTKQSSNFGFWLDHILDELKLALLVLALVYGQQRLGNLDGWLLTASWVMAGLYVYTRAFAKGDLLIKETIERNTAANAAAPVAASDALAEPIIINGMVMTPFQARLYRKFMIVTPFSVIESQAIIFCLLPIVQLPIFGLFITLVITVLWHLLFDVYRYWKRAGWR, from the coding sequence TTGTTTAAACTGCGCGACAACCCCTATGTGCGCTACCCGTCCCCGTGGGATGCGTATGCGACACTGCCTTTTGCGGTGCCGATCTCGGAAGCTTTTTGCAAGACGAAGATCACGCCGAATCAAATCACTGTGCTGTCATTTCTCATCGCATTGTTTGCCGTGTGGTGTTTTGCCTTAGGTTCACCGTGGATGCTGGTGCTCGGTGGCCTGCTCTATCAGGTCTCCTACATTTTGGACTGCTGTGATGGCTATGTGGCACGCAAGACCAAGCAGTCTTCAAACTTTGGGTTTTGGCTCGACCATATTTTAGACGAATTGAAGCTCGCTTTACTCGTCTTGGCGCTCGTCTATGGTCAGCAGCGGCTCGGCAACCTCGATGGGTGGCTGCTCACCGCGTCGTGGGTGATGGCCGGATTGTATGTCTACACCAGAGCTTTTGCCAAAGGCGACCTGTTGATCAAAGAGACGATCGAGCGAAACACAGCTGCCAATGCAGCGGCTCCAGTTGCGGCAAGCGATGCACTTGCTGAGCCGATCATCATCAATGGAATGGTGATGACACCCTTTCAAGCCCGTCTGTATCGAAAATTTATGATCGTCACTCCCTTTTCGGTCATCGAAAGCCAAGCGATCATCTTCTGTCTGCTGCCGATTGTGCAGTTGCCAATCTTCGGCCTGTTCATCACCTTGGTGATCACCGTGCTTTGGCACCTGCTCTTCGATGTCTACCGCTATTGGAAACGAGCAGGTTGGCGTTAA
- a CDS encoding ornithine cyclodeaminase, nickel-pincer nucleotide-dependent: MFIQEVFELHAHTPTLLDLEDLAGREDAHLELHGTKPMRFSIYVAPERLEEVSALFIEQGCKRLHSTELKVEAAPKDGVVPDDFHSTSNKPTFIFRSGQWIPVNRLRMDGVITFDEKDTPYCNLMRDVKAGEDVVVGHGGIRIAFLDLPTKNEEEFGFMQGEVSSERQNPVLIRKIAKDMKAIRDRGGRIVFVAGPGVIHTGGMTPFCGLIEKGYVQAVLSGNALATHDIENALYSTSLGINTQTADIVSGGHRHHLQAINRMRYHGSIANAVHAGELQTGIMYTLVKHGIPFSLAGSIRDDGPLPDTEMDLCAAQARYSELVQGTDMVVIISTMLHAIGTANMIPATCKTICVDINPAVVSKLADRGSTQTIGIVTDAGLFVEQLNRELDLYEAR, from the coding sequence ATGTTCATACAGGAAGTATTTGAATTGCATGCACATACTCCGACTCTGCTCGACCTGGAAGACCTTGCCGGCCGCGAAGACGCACATCTTGAATTGCACGGCACCAAGCCGATGCGCTTCTCTATCTATGTAGCGCCTGAACGTTTAGAAGAAGTGTCGGCCTTGTTCATCGAACAAGGTTGCAAGCGCCTGCATTCGACCGAGTTAAAAGTGGAAGCCGCTCCGAAAGACGGGGTGGTCCCCGATGATTTTCATTCCACTTCCAACAAACCGACCTTCATCTTCCGCAGCGGGCAATGGATTCCGGTCAACCGTCTGCGCATGGATGGTGTGATCACATTTGACGAAAAAGACACGCCTTACTGTAACCTGATGCGCGATGTGAAGGCTGGTGAGGACGTGGTCGTCGGTCATGGCGGCATTCGCATCGCCTTCCTCGATCTGCCGACCAAGAATGAAGAAGAGTTCGGCTTCATGCAAGGCGAAGTTTCCTCGGAACGGCAGAACCCAGTCTTGATCCGCAAAATTGCGAAAGACATGAAAGCGATTCGCGACCGCGGTGGCCGCATTGTCTTTGTTGCCGGCCCTGGTGTCATCCATACGGGCGGCATGACACCGTTTTGCGGCCTGATCGAAAAAGGATATGTACAAGCTGTGCTCTCCGGGAACGCCTTGGCTACTCATGACATCGAAAATGCGCTGTACTCCACTTCGCTTGGCATCAACACGCAGACGGCCGACATCGTCTCAGGCGGTCACCGCCACCATCTGCAGGCGATCAACCGGATGCGCTATCACGGTTCCATCGCCAATGCGGTGCATGCGGGTGAACTTCAAACCGGCATCATGTACACACTGGTCAAACACGGGATTCCGTTCTCGCTGGCCGGTTCGATCCGCGACGACGGTCCGCTGCCCGACACCGAGATGGATCTTTGCGCGGCTCAAGCCCGCTATTCTGAGCTGGTTCAAGGCACCGATATGGTGGTCATCATCTCGACCATGCTCCATGCGATCGGTACGGCCAACATGATTCCGGCCACCTGTAAGACGATCTGTGTTGACATCAACCCAGCGGTCGTATCCAAGCTCGCCGACCGCGGGTCGACGCAGACGATCGGAATCGTCACCGATGCTGGACTGTTCGTGGAACAGCTCAACCGTGAGCTCGATTTGTACGAAGCGCGTTAA
- a CDS encoding HD-GYP domain-containing protein has protein sequence MHMTATGALQPGARLAKPIYSSNGNVLLAAGKELSESMIQRLLDLNVTQVYIEDPRTDDLVIKDAISEQTRSRAIKVVYETFSQMIESRKWVRSIANPRLGREFRSVFEDILYDLQSHRQVMLQLTGIYTTDNYLYSHSVNVGIYSAALGMAMGLKRDQLIDLGIGAILHDIGKTMIPMEILLKPSKLTDEEYELMKQHTVFGYEILKEHDDIPLISAHCALQHHERLDGSGYPRALEGDRIHLYGQIVGIADVYDALTSNRVYRKAYLPHEALELLFASAGQFDNDLIRKFRDNVALYPLGLTVMLNTGETAVVVDINTKFPHRPILRVLKDADGHEVRYPYEVDLSQDLTLMITDCEEIL, from the coding sequence ATGCATATGACTGCAACGGGAGCTCTGCAACCGGGAGCGAGATTGGCCAAGCCGATCTACAGCAGCAATGGCAACGTGTTGCTTGCAGCCGGGAAAGAACTCAGCGAATCGATGATTCAACGGCTGCTCGACCTGAACGTGACACAAGTTTATATCGAGGACCCTCGAACGGACGATCTCGTGATCAAAGACGCGATCTCGGAGCAAACTCGCAGCCGTGCGATTAAAGTGGTGTACGAGACGTTTTCGCAGATGATCGAATCGCGAAAATGGGTGCGTTCGATCGCCAACCCACGGCTCGGTCGAGAGTTTCGCAGTGTGTTTGAAGACATTTTGTATGATTTGCAATCGCATCGGCAGGTCATGTTGCAACTGACCGGCATTTATACGACTGACAATTATCTCTACAGCCATTCGGTCAATGTCGGGATCTACTCGGCAGCTCTTGGCATGGCGATGGGTCTAAAGCGTGACCAACTGATCGATTTAGGGATCGGCGCGATCCTTCATGATATTGGCAAGACGATGATACCGATGGAAATTTTGTTAAAACCCAGCAAATTGACCGACGAAGAGTATGAGCTGATGAAGCAACATACTGTCTTTGGCTATGAGATTTTAAAAGAACATGATGATATTCCGTTGATCTCCGCGCATTGCGCCTTGCAGCACCATGAGCGGCTAGACGGTTCGGGCTATCCGCGTGCGCTGGAGGGCGATCGGATTCACCTGTACGGGCAGATCGTCGGCATCGCGGACGTATATGACGCGCTCACCTCTAACCGAGTCTATCGCAAAGCGTACCTGCCTCACGAAGCGCTGGAACTTCTCTTTGCCTCGGCCGGACAATTTGACAATGACCTGATCCGCAAGTTCCGCGACAATGTCGCTTTGTACCCGTTGGGGCTGACGGTGATGCTCAACACGGGCGAAACGGCGGTGGTGGTCGATATCAACACCAAGTTTCCACACCGCCCGATTCTGCGCGTGTTAAAAGATGCGGATGGCCATGAAGTGCGGTATCCGTACGAGGTCGATCTGTCACAAGATTTGACGCTGATGATCACCGATTGCGAGGAGATTTTGTAA
- a CDS encoding CAP domain-containing protein, producing the protein MKRWIKRTVAAMVLASTLVLPSTTQLAEAEAAVSYTVQPGDSVWKIAVKYQIGVSDIVNANNLKNPSLIYPGQKLIIPQLDAKVVQFQNRVVQLTNAERAKIGLRPLKMNWELQRCARVKSEDMRNRNYFAHNSPSYGSPFSMMKSFGINYTTAGENIAAGQQTPESVVASWMKSEGHRANILKAEYAEIGCGVAFGGSYGVYWTQQFIKR; encoded by the coding sequence GTGAAACGATGGATAAAAAGAACTGTGGCCGCCATGGTGCTGGCTTCAACTCTCGTCCTGCCGTCAACCACTCAGCTTGCCGAGGCGGAAGCGGCCGTCTCTTACACCGTTCAGCCAGGTGACAGCGTCTGGAAGATCGCGGTGAAATACCAGATTGGGGTGTCTGACATCGTCAACGCCAACAATCTGAAAAACCCGAGCCTGATCTATCCCGGTCAAAAGCTGATCATCCCGCAGCTTGACGCCAAAGTGGTACAATTCCAAAATCGTGTCGTGCAACTGACCAACGCCGAGCGGGCCAAAATCGGGTTGCGCCCCTTGAAAATGAACTGGGAGTTGCAACGCTGTGCCCGCGTCAAATCGGAGGACATGCGCAACCGCAACTATTTTGCACACAACTCCCCGTCCTATGGCTCACCGTTTAGCATGATGAAAAGCTTTGGCATCAACTACACGACAGCGGGCGAAAATATCGCGGCCGGGCAGCAGACACCCGAATCGGTGGTCGCCTCGTGGATGAAGAGCGAGGGGCACCGCGCCAACATCCTCAAAGCCGAATATGCTGAGATCGGCTGCGGCGTGGCGTTTGGCGGTTCCTACGGCGTGTATTGGACCCAGCAGTTTATCAAACGCTGA
- a CDS encoding YhcN/YlaJ family sporulation lipoprotein, whose translation MRLSKWVALALSIAVSTTSLSACGMLRTPYERQKIQEMGGSVKKKNEAEAAGADSGGGSAGGEGGGKEKKESPKILKEKKEGEKKPGQAESVGQRKERQKGQGLIYILPHEAKQQIRSDLEQAKQAGMRKSEQPKVQSQAQPQAKTAQKSKEQAPQLHEQAEMSAAVSKLEGVDKATVLVDAKHHAYVALSEDQKVKAKMVKAPHEANKKLNVKTEGDIPQPVQERIAAKLRALDPKIKTVHITNHVEHVQSFQHYADELTKGKIEPSTHALDDHLQDIWK comes from the coding sequence ATGCGTTTGAGCAAATGGGTAGCACTGGCGCTTTCGATCGCAGTTTCGACAACCTCGTTATCCGCCTGCGGAATGTTGCGGACACCCTATGAGCGGCAAAAAATTCAGGAGATGGGTGGCTCAGTCAAAAAGAAGAATGAGGCGGAAGCGGCAGGTGCTGATTCGGGAGGTGGGTCGGCTGGCGGTGAAGGCGGCGGCAAAGAGAAAAAGGAAAGTCCGAAGATCCTGAAGGAGAAAAAAGAAGGCGAGAAAAAACCTGGCCAAGCGGAAAGCGTCGGTCAGCGCAAGGAGCGACAAAAGGGGCAGGGCTTGATCTACATCTTGCCACATGAAGCCAAACAGCAAATCCGCTCCGATCTTGAACAGGCGAAGCAAGCTGGAATGCGCAAGAGCGAACAGCCAAAAGTACAGTCACAAGCACAGCCACAAGCGAAGACTGCGCAGAAATCGAAGGAGCAAGCTCCACAGCTTCACGAGCAAGCGGAGATGTCGGCCGCAGTCTCGAAGTTGGAAGGGGTGGACAAGGCGACCGTGTTGGTCGATGCGAAGCATCATGCATATGTAGCGCTGAGCGAAGACCAAAAAGTGAAAGCCAAAATGGTCAAGGCACCGCATGAAGCGAACAAAAAGCTGAATGTGAAGACAGAAGGCGACATTCCCCAGCCGGTGCAGGAACGGATTGCGGCCAAGCTGAGAGCGCTCGATCCGAAGATCAAGACGGTGCACATCACCAACCATGTTGAGCATGTGCAAAGCTTTCAGCACTACGCGGACGAACTGACCAAAGGTAAGATCGAACCGAGCACTCATGCGCTGGACGATCACCTGCAAGACATCTGGAAATAA